DNA from Polaribacter sp. NJDZ03:
AATGGAAACTTTATGACCAATAGGATTGATTTTTATGGTCAACGATTAAAGTATCCTTCAAACTTTTCTAGTAATATTCCTGGAGGATACCAACAAGCAGTTGGTAAGTTAGGAGGACCAGATACTGTATTTACACCATTATGGTGGGCACAGCAAAATTAAAATTTAAGGATGCCAAAAAGGTAATACTTGGTTTTTAGATGTAAAGAAAAAGGAGAGCTTAATAGCTCTCCTTTTTTATTGTTATTTATTGGTCCCAAGTTAGGGTTTTAAACCTTGCAATTTAATTGCAGAACTTTGGTAATGTGAAAAAATCTATACATTCGCATGTATGAGTGTATAGGTAAGAAAAGGTTCGCATACTGTAGGTCGTATAACTTGTTATATTGTTTGGTCTAAAAAATATAGATACAAAGTTTTGAAAGGTGATATTCAAGTAAGATGTCGAGAACCTCTAATTCGAATTTGCGAGGTACAAGGGATTGAAATATTAAAAGGAGTTATTAGTCCCGATCATGTTTATATGCATATAGAGTATGCTCCAAAACTTAATGTAAGTTATATTGTTAAAAGTTTGAAAGGAGGTTCATCACGAAAGCTTCAGCAGGAGTTTCTTTCTTTGAAAAAACGATATTGGGGCAATCATTTTTGGTCAAGTGGTTATGGTGTTTGGAGTAGTGGAGTTATAACAGATAAAATGGTTAATGAGTATTTGGAACATCACAGGAGGAAAGGCAGTGATGATAATTCTAATTTTATCCTTGAGTGATTAAGGGGGGACTTTCATTCCTGTTTTTAAACCCCTACACTTGTAGTGCAAGGGGTGCTTAGTTTTTGAAAGTGCTTTGTATGCTGTTAAAAATCATTTGTTTGCTTTAAATAACCGTAAAATATTATCAATCTCAAAAATAGAAGACTTAGCAGATAACTCAAAAAAGATAAGGTTAACTTTCTCGGAAAATCTCATATCAAAAGGAAATCGCTTCACGTATGTTTTAGGAGATAATTATTTTTTAACATCAAAACCTTATAGCGGGCCTTGGCTTGTAGATAAAGTTACTGTAGTTGGTGCGTTTGGTTTTACTTCAGTTTTAGAGTAAATTACAATTATTTAACATAATCTTTTGCATGTCCTATATGAAAGTTGCATATTTTTCTTAATCAATAATTTTAACCAACACCACTTATGTTTAGTTGCTAGTCGAAAATAATTAATTGATTGTATTTTATTTTGTTAATTTAAACACAAATTAAACTTAAATCAAAAAATTATGACAAAAAAAGTACTTAAATTACTGTTTGTGTTGGGCATTCTATGCACATACGGTATACAGGCACAAATAACTGTAAAAGGGAATGTTGTAGAAGCAGGAAGCAATTTATCGCTGCCAGGGGTTAGTGTAGTTATTAAAGGCACTACTGCTGGTACTACAACTGATTTTGATGGTAATTATAGTATTAATGTAGTAGGGGCAAGTGCTATTCTGCAATTTTCTTATATGGGGTTTGCTTTGCAAGAAATTGAAGTTAATGGGCAGAAAGTTATTAATGTTACATTAGTACCAGATGTTAGTCAATTAGACGAAATAGTAGTAACAGCTCTTGGTATTAAAAGAAAAGAGAAAACATTATCTTATTCCCAGCAGGATGTAGATGGTGATGAAATATCGAAAACTAGGGAGGCTAATTTTGTAAATAGTCTAGCGGGAAGAACTTCTGGATTAGAAATAAAGCAAAGTGCAGCAGGTGCTGGTGGGTCATCAAAAATTATACTTAGAGGAAATAAAAGTGTATTCGGTGTAAGTTCACCATTATTTGTAATAGATGGTATTCCTATGGCAAATAACTCTACAGGGGGTGAGGAAAATAGTGTTTTTGATAGTCGAGATGGAGGAGATGGTTTGTCTCAGATTAATCCTGATGATATTGAGAATGTTTCAGTACTTAAAGGAGCTAATGCAGCTGCTCTTTATGGTAGTCAAGGGGCTAATGGTGTAATATTAATTACAACTAAAAGTGGAACTGTTGGTAAACTAAGTGGGAATATATCTTCTGGTATATTGTTTCAAAATGTGATAAACTTACCAGATATGCAATATAGGTATGGAGCTATAAATAATGAAGGTGATGAAAGTTGGTCTACACAACGTGAAAATTATAATCCTGATTTTATAGATGATTTTTTTGACAATGGTTATCAATTAACTAATTCGCTAACTTTAAGTGGTGGTTCTGAGAAAAGTTTATCCTATTTATCTTATGCTAACACAACTTCTGCAGGTGTGACACCAGGAAATAAATACATTCGGCATAATGTAACCTTCAAACAGACCAATAAATATTTAGATAATAAATTGAAGATTAGCTCTAGAGTGATGTTAAGTACTGAAAAAATAAGTAATAAACCATCCTCAGGTTATTACTTTAATCCTTTAACGGGTTTATATTTATTTCCAAGAAATAAAGATTTTAGCCAGTTTGAAAATGATTATGAGGTTTATGATGAAGGTAGAAATCTTATGCTTCAGAATTGGTTTGTGGATAGTGATAAACAGCAAAATCCATATTGGATAATAAATAATAATAAAAGTGAAAATCATAAAAAGAGGATAATTGCTAGTGTTGCTGCTGAGTATGATTTAAATGATAAGATGAAATTTCAAGTTCGCGCAAATTATGATTATGCTAGAAGCGAATGGGAACAGAAAATTAAGGCTGGAACAGCAGGAAGTTTAGCTCATGAAAATGGAAGATATCGATTTAATGACTTTACAAGTACAAAAATGTACACTGATGGTATATTTAGCTATAATGATGAATTTGGGGATTTTGATATTGGGTTTATTTCTGGTGGTAGTTATGAGAAAAGTGAATTAGGTAAAGGTATCCAGGCAGATTCTGATAATTATGGAATACAGTATGCAAACATTTTTAGCCTTCAGAATTTTTCTCAAAATGCTTTAATAGAGCAATCTGTAGATAGTCAAATGGAAAAACAAAGTCTCTTTGCTAATGTTCAACTCGGCTATAAGGATATGTTATTTTT
Protein-coding regions in this window:
- a CDS encoding SusC/RagA family TonB-linked outer membrane protein, translating into MGILCTYGIQAQITVKGNVVEAGSNLSLPGVSVVIKGTTAGTTTDFDGNYSINVVGASAILQFSYMGFALQEIEVNGQKVINVTLVPDVSQLDEIVVTALGIKRKEKTLSYSQQDVDGDEISKTREANFVNSLAGRTSGLEIKQSAAGAGGSSKIILRGNKSVFGVSSPLFVIDGIPMANNSTGGEENSVFDSRDGGDGLSQINPDDIENVSVLKGANAAALYGSQGANGVILITTKSGTVGKLSGNISSGILFQNVINLPDMQYRYGAINNEGDESWSTQRENYNPDFIDDFFDNGYQLTNSLTLSGGSEKSLSYLSYANTTSAGVTPGNKYIRHNVTFKQTNKYLDNKLKISSRVMLSTEKISNKPSSGYYFNPLTGLYLFPRNKDFSQFENDYEVYDEGRNLMLQNWFVDSDKQQNPYWIINNNKSENHKKRIIASVAAEYDLNDKMKFQVRANYDYARSEWEQKIKAGTAGSLAHENGRYRFNDFTSTKMYTDGIFSYNDEFGDFDIGFISGGSYEKSELGKGIQADSDNYGIQYANIFSLQNFSQNALIEQSVDSQMEKQSLFANVQLGYKDMLFLDLSGRNDWSSTLAFTENKSYFYPSFGATALLSEMFDLPESIVFSKIRASYSIVSNEVPAFFTLPLNEIDGNGIVINTKKPFAELKPEDQNSFEIGTDWRFLSSRLGIDLTYYRIDNKNQFLELSAPSGSGYSVYYVNAGHIRNSGFEVSLTGSPVKTNDLRWDTTVNFSTNENKILELHPELQGRYEISRSEGYALYIVEGGSFGDIYTYKFEKDEYGRILINDNGAPQRTSEYEKIGNSQPDFLLGWNNNISYKNWNFSLLIDGKFGGKAVSATEALLDAYGVSERTAVARDNGQVNINGVDLSGNPVTSVNPEIYYKAVGGRDGIMENYAYDATNIRLKQVSLSYDFGFKETSFFRGASISFIANNLFFIYKKAPFDPDLAFNTGNSFQSFDLFNLPSTASYGLNLNFKF